The Thermodesulfovibrionales bacterium region AAACGCGCGTCACGGCACACATCAGGTACGAAGATGTACTTTCCGGTCTCCGCTGCAGAGCCGGCTATCCCTTCTCCGACACGTATTCGTGTCGTCTTTTCAGTCATCCTTACGTCAGAAAAGACGTCTCCTTTGCCTTTCCCTGCTACGAGGCTGAGGTGCTCGCCGTCCTCGTCCCTCAGCATGATCGAACAATTTTCAAACTGAAGTTCCTGTGAAAAGATCTCGAGTATCCTCTTGCAAAGAACATCGATTTGGGTTATCTCGTCCCCAAGCCTGCCGACTCTGATCAATGCAGAAAGGGCCCTTATCGACAGTTCATAAAACCTTTCCATACCCTGGAGCGCCTGGTAGTACACGCGTGAGTATTTCATATGTCTTCCAAACTCATTCTGAATTCGCGCCGCTAGGATGAGCTCTTCCTCAGAAAGGCCGTTGAAGGGGGCCGGCGCGTACCCTTCCTCAGTGAAGCTTCTCTGCAACCATTCCATGAAGACCGTGTCGATCATAGATCAAAGAGACCGCGGGAGAAGATGTTCCTGTCGATCCCCCTTTCGATATCAGCCAGATCCTTCTTTCCTATGCCGAGGAGTGTGAGAGATGAAGGTTCCAAAGGATAAGATGGTCCCTTCTCCGTAACATTGAAGGGACTCCTGCTCGTAATCCAGTCTGCCACGTGGACGAGTGCCGTGAGTTTCCGTGCTTCATCATGGGCAAGGGCCGGAGCATGGTGATAGCGTATCGCCGCCGATACCGCTCCCGGCAGATTCCACTGGTAGGCAAGCCATGCGCCTACGTCTGCATGGGAGCAGGCCAGGACCTTCTTCTCTGCTTCAATGAGCGAGGTCTCGCCGGCAAACTCATCCATTACCCTTCGGTAGTGGTCGGGGAAAAAATTATTCATGACGAGAAACCCGAGATCGTGGAGCATGCCGTAGACAAAGACCTCGTCCCGGTTGCCGAACTTGAGATCATCGGACAGAAGCTTTGAGACCATAGCCACAGCAACGGAATGTCTGAAGATCCGCCTGCCATCGAGCGGCTGCTCATGCCGCTCCCTGTCGAGGACCGTCATGAGCGCTACTCCAAGGGCAATATTCCTGACATTGTTAAACCCTATCCTCATGATTGCGCCGGAGACGGAGGTGTTCGGGGTTTCAAGCCCAAAGAACGCCGAGTTCGATACGCTCAGGATCTTCGCCGACATCGCCGGGTCATTCTCTATGACCTCTTCCAGCCTTCTGACGGACACCATATCATCACTCATACGGTCCAGCATTTCCCGTGCGATATGGGGAAGGGTAGGAAGCTTCGGGA contains the following coding sequences:
- a CDS encoding HDOD domain-containing protein; its protein translation is MTEPLRLLVQKIPKLPTLPHIAREMLDRMSDDMVSVRRLEEVIENDPAMSAKILSVSNSAFFGLETPNTSVSGAIMRIGFNNVRNIALGVALMTVLDRERHEQPLDGRRIFRHSVAVAMVSKLLSDDLKFGNRDEVFVYGMLHDLGFLVMNNFFPDHYRRVMDEFAGETSLIEAEKKVLACSHADVGAWLAYQWNLPGAVSAAIRYHHAPALAHDEARKLTALVHVADWITSRSPFNVTEKGPSYPLEPSSLTLLGIGKKDLADIERGIDRNIFSRGLFDL